The following proteins are encoded in a genomic region of Roseinatronobacter sp. S2:
- the recJ gene encoding single-stranded-DNA-specific exonuclease RecJ has translation MSDAPLFLGVGHSATGRRWVGPDAASDRLAETIAQGSSLPRAVCAVLARAGVMPDQAEGYLMPTLREHLPDPRTLLDMEPAAARFLQAVARRERIAIFADYDVDGGASAALLICWLRDMGCRATLYIPDRIDEGYGPNEPAMAALADTHELIICVDCGTLSHGPIAAAKGADVIVLDHHLGGETLPDAVAVVNPNRQDETTDLGHLCAAAVVFLMLVECNRQLREGGKTGPDLMGMLDLVALATVADVAPLIGVNRAFVRQGLRVMAERKRVGLRALADIARLDTAPKAYHLGFVLGPRVNAGGRIGAADLGARLLATDDPHEASALAEKLETLNAERREIEAHVRLEALAQAQARGLDGPLVWAAAEGWHPGVIGIAAARLKEATDRPAIVIALEGDLGKGSGRSVPGVDLGAAIQRLAHEGLLIKGGGHKMAAGLTVARAQMEDAMARLGDLLARQGAADRPAAGLKLDGMLMPGAVTPELIDQLDRAGPFGASMRAPRFAFADMAVRSTRPMGESHLRLRFGGDHGPTLDAVAFRAFETDLGSFLMTSQGRRIHLAGQIEINHWGGRQTPQLRLEDAAAPDAGPE, from the coding sequence ATGAGTGATGCGCCGCTATTTCTGGGTGTCGGGCATTCCGCGACAGGGCGACGGTGGGTCGGCCCTGATGCGGCATCGGACCGGCTGGCCGAAACCATCGCCCAAGGCAGTTCGCTGCCGCGTGCGGTATGTGCGGTGCTTGCGCGCGCCGGTGTTATGCCCGATCAGGCCGAAGGCTACCTTATGCCGACACTGCGCGAGCATTTGCCGGACCCGCGCACCCTGCTGGACATGGAACCTGCCGCTGCACGTTTTTTGCAGGCCGTTGCGCGGCGTGAACGCATTGCCATTTTTGCCGATTACGATGTTGATGGTGGCGCATCAGCGGCACTGCTGATCTGCTGGCTGCGCGATATGGGGTGCCGTGCCACCTTGTATATCCCCGACCGCATTGACGAAGGTTATGGGCCGAATGAACCCGCTATGGCCGCGCTGGCAGACACGCATGAGCTGATTATCTGTGTTGATTGTGGCACCCTTAGCCATGGCCCTATCGCGGCTGCGAAAGGTGCTGATGTTATTGTGCTGGACCACCATCTGGGGGGTGAAACCCTGCCGGATGCAGTGGCGGTCGTGAACCCCAACCGGCAGGATGAAACCACCGATCTGGGCCATCTATGTGCGGCCGCCGTGGTGTTTCTGATGCTGGTCGAGTGCAACCGCCAACTGCGCGAGGGGGGCAAGACCGGCCCGGACCTGATGGGAATGCTGGATCTGGTCGCGCTGGCAACGGTGGCGGATGTTGCGCCCTTGATTGGTGTAAACCGCGCCTTCGTGCGGCAGGGGTTGCGTGTCATGGCCGAACGCAAGCGCGTCGGGCTGCGGGCGTTGGCGGATATCGCGCGGCTGGATACCGCCCCAAAGGCCTATCATTTGGGCTTTGTTCTGGGGCCGCGCGTGAATGCGGGCGGGCGGATTGGTGCGGCCGATCTGGGCGCAAGACTTCTGGCCACGGATGACCCGCATGAGGCCAGCGCACTGGCCGAGAAGCTGGAAACCCTGAATGCCGAACGGCGCGAGATCGAAGCGCATGTGCGCCTTGAGGCCCTTGCGCAGGCACAAGCGCGCGGTCTGGACGGACCACTTGTCTGGGCCGCCGCAGAAGGCTGGCACCCGGGCGTCATAGGGATTGCCGCAGCGCGCCTGAAAGAAGCCACAGACCGCCCCGCGATTGTAATTGCGCTGGAAGGGGACCTTGGCAAAGGGTCCGGCCGGTCCGTGCCCGGGGTCGATCTGGGGGCGGCAATCCAGCGGCTTGCGCATGAGGGGCTGTTGATCAAGGGCGGCGGGCATAAAATGGCCGCTGGCCTGACGGTGGCGCGCGCGCAGATGGAAGACGCGATGGCGCGCCTGGGCGATCTGCTGGCGCGACAGGGTGCCGCAGACAGGCCGGCGGCCGGTCTGAAGCTGGATGGCATGCTGATGCCAGGGGCGGTCACACCCGAACTGATTGACCAGCTTGACAGGGCAGGGCCGTTTGGTGCCAGCATGCGCGCGCCGCGTTTCGCCTTTGCCGATATGGCTGTCCGGTCCACGCGCCCCATGGGCGAATCGCATTTGCGGCTGCGCTTTGGCGGCGATCATGGCCCGACACTGGATGCTGTGGCATTTCGTGCGTTTGAAACGGACCTTGGGTCCTTTCTCATGACATCCCAAGGGCGCAGGATACACTTGGCGGGGCAAATCGAGATCAACCACTGGGGCGGGCGTCAGACCCCGCAACTGCGACTGGAGGACGCTGCCGCACCCGATGCAGGGCCGGAATGA
- the glpX gene encoding class II fructose-bisphosphatase: MTTSPEFHDRMLSLGLARVSEAAALASAKLVGRGDEKAADQAAVDAMRTQLNMLDIAGRVVIGEGERDEAPMLYIGEEVGNGNGPEVDIALDPLEGTTLTAKDFPNALTVIAMAPRGTMLHAPDVYMDKLAIGPGYAPDTVTMDMSPSERVRALAKAKGCAPSDISVCVLERPRHEDMIADLRSTGAAIRLIMDGDVAGVIHCAETDITGIDMYMGSGGAPEGVLAAAALKCMGGQIYGKLLFRNDDEIARARRAGIEDLDKVYTRDEMVTGDVIFAATGVTDGSIVKGIRTEPGWVTTDTLLMRSKTGSVRRMTYRTPI; encoded by the coding sequence ATGACCACATCCCCCGAATTTCATGATCGCATGCTCTCGCTTGGCCTTGCCCGCGTGTCAGAGGCGGCAGCGCTTGCTTCTGCGAAACTTGTCGGGCGTGGCGACGAAAAGGCGGCGGATCAGGCCGCTGTGGATGCGATGCGCACACAGTTGAACATGCTCGACATTGCGGGACGTGTTGTCATTGGCGAAGGCGAACGTGACGAAGCGCCCATGCTGTATATCGGCGAAGAAGTGGGCAACGGGAATGGTCCCGAAGTGGACATTGCGCTGGACCCGCTGGAAGGCACGACCCTGACGGCCAAGGATTTCCCGAACGCGCTGACCGTTATCGCCATGGCCCCGCGCGGCACCATGCTGCATGCGCCCGATGTCTATATGGACAAACTGGCCATCGGCCCCGGCTATGCGCCCGACACTGTGACCATGGACATGTCCCCGTCAGAACGTGTGCGCGCATTGGCCAAGGCCAAAGGCTGCGCACCGTCGGATATTTCCGTTTGCGTGCTGGAACGCCCGCGCCATGAAGACATGATTGCCGATCTGCGGTCTACGGGCGCGGCGATCCGGCTGATCATGGATGGTGATGTGGCCGGTGTGATCCATTGCGCGGAAACAGACATTACCGGCATCGACATGTATATGGGGTCCGGTGGCGCGCCCGAAGGGGTTCTGGCGGCGGCTGCGTTGAAATGCATGGGCGGGCAGATCTATGGCAAGCTGCTGTTTCGCAATGATGATGAAATCGCGCGCGCGCGCCGCGCGGGAATCGAGGATCTGGACAAGGTTTATACCCGCGATGAAATGGTGACGGGCGATGTTATCTTTGCCGCGACCGGCGTGACCGACGGGTCCATCGTCAAGGGCATCCGCACCGAACCGGGTTGGGTGACCACGGACACGCTGCTGATGCGTTCGAAAACCGGATCGGTGCGGCGCATGACTTACCGCACGCCTATCTGA
- the xerC gene encoding tyrosine recombinase XerC, whose product MRRRNDERPPFVHIYRDRHGKERIYLKKPGLPNARLPGPLLSKPFWAAYNKAIRGEAQLEVQPTFVSRNTISALVDAYYRSPNYKNLAESTRRTYRAQFDKFREAYGDNPVAGFKRRHAKRILEEMADRPEAANSLLKRLKVLMGYALELELIEANPLTGLKGFKSHGDGYHTWTEDEIAAFEAHHPIESKARLAMTLMLCTGQRRSDAVRMGWQHVKGKLISVRQQKTHASLQIPIHPDLEVVLAQTPRTNLTFVLTEYGKPFSPAGFGNWMRKMCDAAGLPACSSHGLRKACARRLAEAGCSNQEVKAITGHETEAEVTRYTKAADQKLMAQKAMARLVSSRDDPNSANHTAKVSRLEP is encoded by the coding sequence ATGCGCAGACGAAATGACGAAAGACCGCCCTTTGTCCATATCTATCGTGACCGCCACGGGAAGGAGCGGATATATCTCAAGAAGCCCGGCCTGCCAAATGCTCGGCTTCCCGGACCGCTGCTAAGCAAGCCGTTCTGGGCAGCCTACAACAAGGCGATAAGGGGTGAAGCCCAGCTGGAGGTTCAACCGACATTTGTAAGCCGTAACACAATCTCGGCTTTGGTCGATGCATACTACAGGTCGCCCAACTACAAGAACCTCGCCGAGTCTACTCGCCGGACGTATCGCGCTCAGTTCGACAAATTCAGGGAAGCGTATGGCGACAACCCAGTTGCTGGCTTCAAGCGCAGGCATGCCAAGCGTATCCTTGAAGAGATGGCAGATAGGCCAGAAGCTGCCAACTCGCTACTTAAACGACTGAAGGTGTTGATGGGTTATGCTTTGGAACTGGAGCTGATAGAGGCTAACCCCCTGACAGGGTTAAAGGGGTTCAAAAGCCACGGAGACGGCTATCATACTTGGACTGAAGACGAAATCGCTGCGTTCGAAGCACACCATCCGATCGAAAGCAAAGCGCGTCTCGCCATGACACTTATGCTTTGCACAGGTCAACGCCGCTCTGATGCTGTCCGAATGGGGTGGCAGCATGTTAAGGGCAAACTGATTTCCGTCCGACAGCAGAAGACGCACGCGTCGCTTCAAATACCGATCCACCCCGATCTCGAGGTTGTGCTGGCTCAAACCCCCCGAACGAACCTCACATTCGTGCTGACCGAATATGGCAAGCCTTTCTCCCCGGCTGGGTTTGGTAACTGGATGCGAAAGATGTGTGACGCAGCGGGGCTTCCAGCATGCTCGTCTCACGGGTTACGAAAAGCTTGTGCAAGGCGCTTGGCAGAAGCAGGCTGTAGCAACCAAGAAGTCAAGGCCATCACTGGCCATGAAACCGAAGCAGAAGTCACGCGATACACGAAAGCTGCTGATCAGAAACTGATGGCTCAAAAAGCCATGGCCAGACTGGTCAGCTCGAGAGATGATCCCAATTCTGCTAACCACACTGCTAAGGTTAGCAGATTAGAGCCATAA
- a CDS encoding cysteine hydrolase family protein → MKPDQNTALLLIDFQKGFSAPLWGARNNPDAEANAMRLLAAWRTAGAPVVHVRHLSREPDSPLGRTGAAWIDGLAPQADEVVFEKHVNSAFIGTGLHDWLCSRDLGALVIAGLTTPHCVSTSCRMAANLGFQVTLAHDACAAFASNADTSWSPDAPPVTPQQIHDMAISQLHGEFVTARSAAAILCHE, encoded by the coding sequence ATGAAACCGGATCAGAACACGGCCTTGCTGCTGATCGATTTCCAGAAAGGGTTTTCTGCGCCCCTATGGGGGGCGCGGAACAACCCTGATGCGGAAGCAAATGCCATGCGCTTGCTGGCGGCGTGGCGCACGGCGGGCGCGCCGGTTGTCCATGTGCGCCATCTAAGCCGCGAACCTGACAGCCCGCTTGGCCGTACGGGGGCTGCGTGGATTGACGGTCTTGCCCCGCAAGCGGATGAGGTGGTGTTTGAAAAGCATGTCAATTCGGCTTTCATCGGGACGGGCCTGCACGACTGGCTGTGCAGTCGTGATCTGGGCGCGCTGGTTATCGCGGGGCTGACGACGCCGCATTGCGTGTCTACAAGCTGCCGTATGGCGGCCAATCTTGGGTTTCAGGTCACCTTGGCGCATGATGCCTGCGCCGCATTCGCAAGCAATGCCGATACCAGTTGGTCCCCTGATGCGCCCCCTGTCACCCCGCAGCAGATCCATGACATGGCTATTTCGCAGTTGCATGGCGAGTTTGTGACAGCCCGATCTGCGGCTGCGATTTTATGCCATGAGTGA